The sequence ACGAGCTAGTAGCGCCAACCACCTTGTGTTAACCTCCAAACTGGCTTTGAGCAGTGCCTGATAGGGGTTCTCTTTGTCAAACAACCACAGTGGCAATCCATGATAGCGCACCAGCTTGGCAATGGCTTCGCGGATAACAAAGGGGGCTGGTAACGCGTCGTAGAGTATCAACCGGGCGGTATATTCTCCTTTTCGAGCGTGCCCTCTCGACGTAATTCGACCGTCGGGTTCGAACACCGTCGTTGAGCGCTTCTCTACATCGTGAAGCAACGCCGCCGCCCAAAGTATGGCCTGTTCGTCAGCAGCGAGCACCTGATAGCCTGGCAAGGCAGCGAGCGCTTCCAGCACCATGCGTGTGTGGGTTGCTACATCGCCTTCGGCATGGTGAATCGAATCCTGGGGCACGCCCTGCATATGGCGTACCCAGTCAAACTGGCGCAGCAGATCGGGCCAGTCGGTATGTGTAGTCAATTGCCAGTGTGTCATACATTTGCTTCACTAATGAGTGGTGCCCGCTGCCAGGTACGTGTCCAGTGCTCGCTTGTCTGAACGTGGCCTTTGCGGACGTATTTAAACACACGGTGGGGAAACGCGGCAGTCGTGTACGCATGGGCACAACGCGAAACGACGCCCTCACGCGTGCAGGGCGCACCGGTGCTTGCCTCGACCGACCCAAACACGCTGGGCTGGGCAGCCAATGCCAGCACTTCTGCTTCAATCACTGCCGGCTGCAGTACACTATCCGAATGGGACAGTACCGGCACCGTTGGAAAGTCGAGCAATCTGGCGTAAAACTCTGTTTCTTCCCACGATAGCCAAATTCCTTGTTCCCGGATACCAAACACGAAGAAGTGTTCAGGCAGCCTCGGGTAAGCAATGGAGTGAATCGCATAGAGGTTTTCGCCAAAAACCTCCAGATCCCCCAAATCGTGACGAATAAGTTGCCACCGCTGCCGGATGGTGTTTGTCCATGGCGAAACCGTAGGGGACGCGTGCGACCGGGCAAACACCCCGTAGCGATTCAGGCAATTGTTTTCGCCATCAAGCTTTTCGGTATGAATAAGTTGCGTGATCGACCGCAGATCATCAGCAAACTGGTGGTTGATCCGGTCGTCGCTGGTCGTGCCGGGCGAAAAGGGATAATGGTACGTTCGCCCGTATTTTTCTGATAAAGCCATTTTTCTAAAAAATTAGGTAATACAATCCTGACACGGCCTCTTGGGAAAAGAGGCTCACTAGCAATTCAGCATGTCGGACGGCATTACATGGCTTTTCAAGTACTATGTGAACGCATTAGGTGTGTTCTGCCTAGCAAAGGTAAAAAAAGAGTTGATCGTTGGTCATCAGCCTTGGGAGGCTACTGTGCCATCAAAGCCGTAAATCCGCTTGCATACTGGCATTGCTCCGCTTCTCGAACGATCTTTGGTGTTTGCCTCTTCGTCTCGGCACGGCGAGGCTTGACCCGACCTGCCTTTGCTCGATTTTCATAAGATAGCGACCCAATGTCAACACGCGCTGGTGGAGCAGTTGGTGCCGTTTTGGCTCCAATATGCCTGCGACAGTCCGTGTGGGGGCTATTTTGATTACCTTACGCCCACCGGTACCCCGCTCGACGCCGACAAGCGCACGGCCCGGCAGGCCGAACAGGTGTGGGCCTTTGCCTATCTCTACACGGCCATCGACGCCCAGTCCGACTGGCTCGATCATGCGCTGCACGGGGCCGATTTTCTG comes from Fibrella aestuarina BUZ 2 and encodes:
- a CDS encoding RNA ligase family protein: MALSEKYGRTYHYPFSPGTTSDDRINHQFADDLRSITQLIHTEKLDGENNCLNRYGVFARSHASPTVSPWTNTIRQRWQLIRHDLGDLEVFGENLYAIHSIAYPRLPEHFFVFGIREQGIWLSWEETEFYARLLDFPTVPVLSHSDSVLQPAVIEAEVLALAAQPSVFGSVEASTGAPCTREGVVSRCAHAYTTAAFPHRVFKYVRKGHVQTSEHWTRTWQRAPLISEANV